One genomic region from Candidatus Hydrogenedentota bacterium encodes:
- the fabG gene encoding 3-oxoacyl-[acyl-carrier-protein] reductase, with translation MSEFEGKVVLVTGGTRGIGRACAEYFSNRGAKVALCGRTIDTATAAAEDIGGDTRAFQADMGDPEAPAALVSAVEQAIGPVAILVNNAGLARDTLLMRMKDDDWAQVIDANLTGVFRCCRAVVRGMMKQRWGRIINISSVIGLAGQAGQANYAASKAGLLGLTKSLARELGSRNITVNAVAPGLIDTEMTAVIQGEQREAVLARIPLGRAGTPQEVAGLVGYLASDAAAYITGATITIDGGLIMH, from the coding sequence ATGAGCGAATTCGAGGGGAAAGTTGTTCTGGTGACCGGAGGCACGCGGGGCATTGGCCGGGCATGCGCCGAGTATTTTTCGAACAGGGGCGCCAAGGTGGCGTTGTGCGGACGCACTATCGACACGGCTACGGCCGCTGCCGAAGATATCGGGGGCGATACCCGCGCATTCCAGGCCGATATGGGGGACCCGGAGGCGCCCGCGGCGCTCGTGTCGGCGGTTGAGCAAGCGATCGGGCCCGTGGCGATTCTGGTTAACAACGCCGGTCTCGCTCGTGACACCCTGCTCATGCGCATGAAAGACGACGACTGGGCGCAGGTCATCGATGCGAACCTGACCGGGGTGTTCCGCTGCTGCCGGGCGGTGGTGCGCGGCATGATGAAACAGCGCTGGGGGCGTATCATCAACATCTCGAGCGTTATCGGACTCGCCGGGCAGGCCGGCCAGGCCAATTACGCCGCGTCGAAAGCGGGCCTTCTGGGCCTCACCAAATCGCTGGCCCGCGAACTCGGCTCGCGCAACATCACCGTCAACGCGGTTGCGCCGGGACTCATTGACACCGAGATGACCGCGGTGATTCAGGGCGAGCAGCGTGAAGCGGTGTTGGCACGGATTCCCCTCGGGCGCGCGGGTACGCCTCAGGAAGTCGCGGGCCTCGTCGGTTATCTCGCCTCGGATGCCGCCGCCTACATTACCGGCGCCACCATCACCATCGACGGCGGCCTGATAATGCATTAA
- a CDS encoding calcium/sodium antiporter, whose amino-acid sequence MHLPLYFLGVAVGVVILAKSADWFTDAGVSIARRLNVPEIIIGATLVSLATTLPEFSVSVTAALAHQVEMAVGNAVGSTICNIGLILGLCTVLAPMGVERKGFLRSGVGLLVLCLLFAFMGWAFPEGTRWTGAVLLACLVIYFVTTLRSTSVQRANIAAGARTVRAPAYQTMLERIAAESRADGVEGAAPDAEMTGARIAAYFMLGSAGVVWGSSLVVFCAEQLALAAGISKQVIALTLVAFGTSMPELVVSLTAIAKKQRGLSIGNIIGANILNLAWVLGVSSIIAVIPFDAQSLYFDIPVMLFITLLLLVFGATGKKLSRWEGMVLMMVYAAYLAVLFTVYRAPAAAL is encoded by the coding sequence ATGCACTTACCGCTCTATTTCCTTGGCGTCGCCGTAGGCGTCGTGATTCTGGCCAAGTCGGCCGACTGGTTCACTGACGCCGGAGTCAGCATCGCCCGCCGGTTAAACGTCCCGGAGATCATTATCGGAGCGACACTAGTGAGCCTCGCGACGACACTGCCCGAGTTTTCCGTGTCGGTCACGGCGGCGCTGGCTCACCAGGTCGAGATGGCCGTAGGCAACGCCGTCGGGTCGACCATCTGCAATATCGGGCTGATACTTGGCCTGTGCACCGTTCTCGCGCCCATGGGGGTCGAGCGCAAGGGATTTCTGCGCAGCGGTGTGGGACTGCTGGTGTTGTGCCTGCTATTCGCTTTCATGGGCTGGGCTTTCCCCGAAGGAACACGCTGGACGGGTGCCGTGCTCCTTGCGTGCCTTGTCATCTACTTCGTCACGACCCTGCGCTCGACCAGCGTTCAGCGCGCGAACATCGCCGCCGGGGCCCGGACCGTCCGCGCACCGGCGTATCAGACCATGCTCGAGAGGATAGCCGCCGAGTCAAGGGCTGATGGCGTGGAAGGCGCCGCACCCGACGCGGAAATGACGGGCGCACGAATCGCGGCGTATTTCATGCTCGGGAGCGCGGGCGTTGTCTGGGGAAGCTCGCTGGTGGTTTTCTGCGCGGAGCAACTGGCGCTGGCCGCCGGGATCTCGAAGCAGGTCATTGCCCTGACTCTGGTGGCGTTCGGGACGTCGATGCCGGAGTTGGTCGTCAGCCTGACGGCCATTGCCAAGAAACAGCGCGGGCTATCGATCGGCAACATCATCGGCGCGAACATCCTCAACCTGGCGTGGGTGCTCGGCGTAAGCTCGATCATCGCGGTCATACCCTTCGACGCCCAGAGCCTGTACTTCGACATCCCGGTGATGCTCTTCATCACGCTGCTGCTGCTCGTCTTCGGAGCCACGGGCAAGAAACTCAGCAGGTGGGAGGGGATGGTGCTGATGATGGTCTACGCTGCCTATCTGGCGGTCCTGTTCACCGTGTACCGCGCCCCGGCCGCGGCGTTGTAG
- a CDS encoding biotin--[acetyl-CoA-carboxylase] ligase encodes MQPLHTRVVGSRILVFDSVDSTSTRALNSGSDGTVVVAEHQTEGRGRHGRPWHSAPGLGLWFSVAFRGNVDGLEFAAPLAVRDGLRCICTPHIKWPNDLLIDKRKICGILVENRSGTTVAGIGINVRHRTEDFPPGVRDTATSLFLATGAEVDRGELLRRVLTALDDRVCSLREGGAEKARREWATACDIEGRRVRYQGIEGFVTAVDARGGLVLDTPAGVRRVLFGEPLEWMEDEPCCS; translated from the coding sequence GTGCAGCCGCTGCACACGCGCGTCGTGGGTTCCCGCATTCTCGTATTTGATTCCGTCGATTCCACCAGCACGCGCGCCCTCAACAGCGGCAGCGATGGCACGGTGGTCGTGGCCGAACACCAGACGGAGGGACGCGGACGGCACGGCCGGCCCTGGCACAGCGCGCCCGGCCTCGGGCTGTGGTTCAGCGTGGCGTTCCGAGGCAACGTGGACGGACTCGAGTTCGCCGCCCCTCTCGCGGTGCGCGACGGGCTGCGATGCATTTGCACGCCGCATATCAAGTGGCCCAATGATCTGCTTATTGATAAACGAAAAATTTGTGGTATTTTGGTCGAAAACCGCAGCGGCACGACGGTCGCAGGAATCGGAATCAACGTGCGCCACCGCACCGAAGATTTTCCGCCCGGCGTGCGCGACACGGCTACATCCCTCTTTCTGGCCACCGGCGCGGAGGTGGACCGCGGTGAACTCCTTCGGCGGGTGCTGACCGCTCTGGATGACCGCGTCTGCTCATTGCGGGAAGGCGGGGCCGAGAAGGCCCGCCGGGAATGGGCAACGGCATGTGATATCGAGGGCCGCCGGGTGCGCTACCAAGGTATTGAGGGCTTTGTGACCGCCGTCGACGCCCGCGGCGGGCTAGTCCTCGACACCCCCGCCGGAGTGCGCCGCGTGTTGTTTGGAGAACCCCTCGAGTGGATGGAGGATGAACCATGCTGCTCGTGA
- the fabD gene encoding ACP S-malonyltransferase, translating into MTAFLFPGQGSQMPGMGADFYESSESARAVFDRAAAMMGEGWLDTVFRGTDAELADTRMAQPALLTAEAAIAAHLKAHGITPSLCAGHSLGEYSALVAADALSFEEAFRLVRERARVMSENVPDGAMAAVLGLDAGAIESLLPEGAQVANYNGPGQTIISGTAAAMEAAEHALKDAGAKRIMRLNVSGPFHSKYMCEARDAFRGILERAVLNAPATRFVSSVSGHEETEPERIRKLLGEQLCAPVRWTDVMAAIGPVEALEVGPGRVLQGLAKRTDKAPSVMPAGTLESAEALKGTQ; encoded by the coding sequence ATGACCGCCTTTCTTTTTCCTGGTCAGGGAAGTCAAATGCCCGGCATGGGCGCCGATTTCTATGAGTCGAGCGAGAGTGCCCGGGCCGTTTTTGACCGGGCGGCGGCGATGATGGGAGAAGGCTGGCTCGACACAGTGTTTCGCGGCACCGACGCGGAGCTGGCCGATACGCGCATGGCGCAGCCGGCGTTGTTGACGGCCGAAGCGGCCATCGCCGCCCATCTGAAAGCTCATGGCATAACGCCTTCTCTGTGCGCCGGCCACAGTCTGGGCGAGTATTCGGCGCTGGTTGCGGCGGACGCGCTGTCTTTCGAAGAGGCTTTCCGGCTGGTGCGGGAGCGCGCGCGGGTGATGTCGGAGAATGTGCCCGACGGGGCCATGGCGGCGGTGCTGGGTCTCGATGCGGGCGCCATCGAATCCCTCCTGCCCGAGGGCGCGCAGGTGGCCAATTATAACGGCCCCGGACAGACCATCATCTCAGGAACCGCAGCAGCCATGGAGGCGGCCGAACACGCCTTGAAAGATGCGGGAGCGAAACGCATCATGCGCCTGAATGTATCCGGCCCGTTTCACTCGAAGTACATGTGCGAGGCGCGGGACGCCTTCCGCGGCATCCTGGAGAGGGCCGTCCTGAACGCGCCGGCGACCCGGTTCGTATCGTCCGTAAGCGGGCATGAGGAGACCGAGCCGGAGCGTATACGAAAACTGTTGGGCGAGCAGCTCTGCGCGCCGGTGCGGTGGACGGACGTCATGGCCGCGATCGGTCCTGTCGAAGCGCTCGAGGTGGGGCCCGGGCGCGTACTGCAGGGTCTTGCCAAACGCACGGACAAGGCGCCGTCCGTCATGCCCGCCGGCACGCTCGAATCGGCCGAGGCTCTGAAAGGAACGCAATGA
- a CDS encoding DUF177 domain-containing protein, with the protein MSGLTILLSALERGEHEVAITVPEEELRPEGAKALDIGPTRIQGKMSIVEPRYVFIGTLTGVYLRQCDRCLTETEVPFKIDVVWSFEHGTGSDFVETVSGHGDEDLAKDESETVFFEGSEIDLSRQTWEELVLSAPSKTLCKESCAGLCPHCGTDLNTSSCTCQGKESPKDFGNSGFSGLANLFPDLDPKRSKE; encoded by the coding sequence GTGTCCGGCTTAACAATTTTACTGTCGGCACTGGAACGTGGCGAACATGAGGTAGCCATTACGGTCCCGGAGGAGGAGCTCCGCCCCGAAGGGGCCAAAGCACTCGATATTGGGCCGACCCGTATTCAGGGCAAAATGTCTATTGTCGAGCCCCGTTATGTGTTTATCGGAACACTGACGGGGGTTTACCTCAGGCAGTGCGACCGGTGCCTTACGGAAACGGAAGTCCCATTCAAAATTGACGTTGTCTGGTCGTTTGAACACGGGACCGGAAGTGACTTCGTGGAGACCGTTTCCGGGCATGGCGACGAAGATCTCGCCAAGGACGAGAGTGAGACAGTCTTCTTCGAGGGTTCAGAGATCGACTTGTCCCGCCAGACGTGGGAGGAGCTGGTCTTGTCGGCGCCCTCGAAGACACTGTGCAAAGAAAGCTGCGCGGGGTTGTGCCCGCACTGTGGCACAGACTTGAACACGTCATCGTGTACTTGTCAGGGCAAGGAGAGCCCGAAAGATTTTGGCAATAGCGGGTTCTCGGGATTGGCGAACCTGTTTCCCGATTTGGACCCTAAACGCTCGAAGGAGTAA
- a CDS encoding type III pantothenate kinase — protein sequence MLLVMDVGNTVTAIGLYEGPELRAHWRSISGNYQTSDELRVFLTMLLQAEGLEPEAVNGCCVSSVVPSLNAALMDLCAGHFGAELVFVEPGIKTGLVIQVDNPKEVGADRIVNAVGALEEHKGPLIVIDFGTATTFDAITAQSEYRGGIIVPGIKTGADALFEKCAKLPSVEIIRPPHVIGKNTIDHIRSGLTYGYADLVDGLILRMTAEMGDKPLVLATGGFAELVAGIATRIDYVDPHLTLKGLRAVFLKNRKGAA from the coding sequence ATGCTGCTCGTGATGGATGTCGGAAACACGGTCACCGCCATTGGCCTGTACGAAGGACCCGAGCTGCGCGCCCATTGGCGCAGCATCTCGGGCAATTACCAGACCAGCGACGAATTGCGCGTGTTCCTCACCATGTTGCTGCAAGCGGAAGGCCTTGAGCCAGAGGCCGTCAACGGGTGCTGCGTATCAAGCGTGGTACCCTCTTTGAACGCCGCGCTTATGGACCTGTGCGCCGGTCATTTCGGCGCCGAGCTGGTCTTCGTCGAGCCGGGCATCAAGACCGGACTCGTGATTCAGGTCGACAACCCGAAGGAAGTCGGGGCCGACCGCATCGTCAACGCCGTCGGGGCGCTTGAAGAACACAAGGGACCCCTCATCGTTATCGATTTCGGCACGGCGACCACGTTCGACGCGATCACCGCTCAGAGCGAGTACCGGGGCGGCATCATTGTCCCCGGCATCAAGACGGGGGCCGACGCTCTCTTCGAGAAATGCGCGAAACTCCCCAGCGTCGAGATCATCCGCCCGCCCCATGTTATCGGGAAAAACACCATCGACCACATTCGCTCGGGCCTGACCTATGGCTATGCCGATTTGGTCGACGGCCTCATCCTGCGCATGACCGCCGAGATGGGCGACAAGCCCCTCGTTCTGGCCACCGGCGGATTCGCGGAACTGGTGGCCGGCATCGCCACCCGCATTGACTATGTCGACCCCCACCTCACCTTGAAGGGACTCCGGGCCGTGTTTCTGAAAAACCGAAAAGGCGCCGCATGA
- the rpmF gene encoding 50S ribosomal protein L32, whose product MPVPKRRTGKTRRNTRRSHHALTPPNLIECPSCGERIRPHRVCPKCGHYKERLSVKTGAE is encoded by the coding sequence GTGCCAGTACCAAAGAGACGCACCGGAAAGACCCGCCGCAATACGCGGCGTTCGCATCATGCGTTGACGCCGCCGAACCTCATCGAGTGCCCGAGTTGCGGCGAGCGTATCCGGCCGCACCGGGTATGCCCGAAATGCGGGCACTATAAAGAGCGCTTGTCGGTCAAGACCGGAGCCGAATAG
- the plsX gene encoding phosphate acyltransferase PlsX, producing the protein MRIALDAMGSDHAPGPEVRGAVDASLQDDTEYVLVGDRGRLEEALAPYKRRGRVNIVHASQTIRMDDQPVMAVRQKKDSSLLVALRLVKNGEADACVSAGNTGAVMVAARTILGPIRGVTRSAICQTVPTIKKPVLLIDLGANVDCTARQLCDFAEMGMLYMEHVLRRKNPRVGLLNIGEEHVKGNDLAKAVHRNLSASGHINFIGNIEPRAIYNGDADVVVCDGFVGNVVLKTTEATAALIKNRLYRELMSTWLSKIGVLFSMGAYRRLRRETDPNNYSGAPLLGVKGVVIILHGSCSSQGVKNSLLGARRAVRARINEHIRNGIEILRNTEAHLHAQESNP; encoded by the coding sequence ATGCGAATCGCTCTCGATGCCATGGGTTCCGACCACGCTCCGGGTCCTGAAGTGCGGGGGGCTGTCGATGCCAGTCTTCAGGACGATACGGAATACGTGCTTGTGGGCGACCGGGGTCGACTCGAGGAGGCGCTCGCTCCCTACAAGCGTCGCGGGCGGGTAAACATTGTACATGCGTCGCAGACCATCCGGATGGATGATCAGCCGGTGATGGCTGTGCGCCAGAAGAAGGATTCGTCGCTGCTTGTCGCGTTGCGTCTGGTGAAGAACGGCGAGGCCGACGCGTGCGTGAGCGCGGGAAACACGGGAGCGGTAATGGTGGCCGCCCGGACGATCCTGGGTCCCATCCGGGGGGTCACGCGTTCCGCCATCTGCCAAACGGTTCCCACCATCAAGAAGCCCGTTCTTCTGATTGACCTGGGCGCCAATGTTGATTGTACGGCGCGCCAGCTTTGCGATTTCGCCGAAATGGGCATGCTTTACATGGAGCACGTGCTGCGCCGCAAGAATCCCCGCGTGGGCCTGCTCAACATCGGCGAGGAACACGTCAAGGGCAATGACTTGGCGAAAGCCGTCCACCGGAATCTGAGCGCCTCGGGACATATCAACTTCATCGGCAACATCGAGCCCAGGGCCATCTACAACGGTGATGCCGACGTGGTCGTGTGCGACGGATTCGTGGGCAACGTGGTGCTGAAAACCACGGAAGCCACGGCTGCCCTGATCAAGAACCGGCTTTACCGCGAACTGATGTCCACGTGGCTGAGCAAGATTGGGGTGCTCTTCAGCATGGGGGCGTACCGGCGTCTCAGGCGTGAAACCGACCCCAACAACTATTCGGGAGCGCCTCTGTTGGGGGTGAAAGGCGTCGTTATCATTCTGCACGGTTCGTGTTCGTCGCAGGGGGTGAAGAACTCATTGCTGGGAGCGCGGCGGGCCGTGCGCGCGCGCATCAACGAGCATATCCGCAACGGGATCGAGATCCTGCGCAATACCGAAGCCCATCTGCATGCACAGGAGTCGAACCCATGA
- a CDS encoding helix-turn-helix domain-containing protein, with product MDDALNPAPEWFSIPEAAEYLGVSRPTLFRWMKKGLVSFYKIGGSTRFSKDGLDAVIEKTTGQKEAEAAAGRCAACGHSLLVEGRVQGTGRLYFKPDKTKFWTLAESMVPVRGKVCPACGFIQLFADVGTLRRLSPDRVG from the coding sequence ATGGACGATGCACTGAATCCCGCCCCGGAATGGTTCTCGATCCCTGAAGCGGCCGAGTATCTCGGCGTAAGCCGTCCGACCTTGTTCAGGTGGATGAAGAAGGGTCTGGTGTCGTTCTACAAGATCGGGGGTTCGACGCGGTTTTCGAAGGACGGGTTGGATGCCGTGATCGAGAAAACCACCGGCCAGAAGGAGGCGGAGGCGGCCGCGGGCCGTTGTGCCGCCTGCGGCCACTCGCTATTGGTCGAGGGACGCGTGCAGGGGACCGGGCGACTGTACTTCAAGCCCGATAAGACGAAGTTCTGGACGTTGGCCGAATCCATGGTTCCGGTGCGCGGGAAGGTGTGCCCTGCGTGCGGATTCATTCAGCTGTTTGCCGATGTCGGTACGTTGCGGAGGCTGAGTCCTGACCGGGTCGGATAA
- the lptC gene encoding LPS export ABC transporter periplasmic protein LptC gives MKPHLLIIMVCAAGAALTSCGSKQPPPQPPQPPVAAASDDAALPPAANAQMTEFFFYRAAPGGVEPRPSFVMRTPRVSITIEGMAVLEQVEAEIYGRDNLLTTIGAERGRFDQETKTATMEGNVVLERGTMRIDMQDLVWRDEERMAKTEKPVHITDEGTQLSADNLEFHADEDALLLDNLTGDVTLAGRSES, from the coding sequence ATGAAGCCGCACCTGCTTATCATCATGGTATGTGCCGCGGGCGCCGCGTTGACGTCTTGCGGCTCGAAACAGCCGCCGCCCCAACCGCCCCAGCCGCCTGTTGCAGCCGCCTCGGATGATGCCGCGCTGCCGCCCGCCGCCAATGCCCAGATGACCGAGTTCTTCTTTTACCGGGCCGCTCCGGGCGGGGTCGAGCCACGGCCGTCCTTCGTGATGCGCACGCCCAGAGTGTCGATCACTATCGAGGGGATGGCCGTCCTCGAACAGGTGGAAGCCGAGATTTACGGCCGCGATAACCTGCTGACCACAATAGGGGCGGAACGCGGCCGCTTTGACCAGGAAACAAAAACCGCTACTATGGAAGGAAACGTGGTTCTTGAGCGCGGAACGATGCGGATCGACATGCAGGACCTGGTCTGGCGCGACGAGGAACGAATGGCAAAGACGGAAAAACCCGTGCATATCACCGACGAAGGAACCCAATTGAGCGCAGACAATCTCGAGTTTCACGCGGACGAAGACGCATTGTTGCTCGACAACCTGACGGGCGACGTGACACTGGCAGGGAGAAGTGAATCATGA
- the ugpC gene encoding sn-glycerol-3-phosphate ABC transporter ATP-binding protein UgpC yields the protein MARVELKNVRKVYPGNVEAVKNADLVINDKEFVVLVGPSGCGKSTTLRMIAGLEEISEGEIYIGDTLVNDVPPKNRDIAMVFQNYALYPHMTVYKNMAFGLMLRKYPKAEIEQRVREAAQILGIEHLLDRKPKALSGGERQRVAVGRAIVRQPKVFLFDEPLSNLDAKLRVQMRAEISKLHHRLRSTMIYVTHDQVEAMTMGDRIVVMLNGVIQQIASPLELYHHPVNKFVAGFIGSPPMNFLEGELLAENGALRFRDKSGTLRLDVHKSQHAALESYIGKKIVAGIRPENFVENPSQQAQSGLSVTANVEVVEPMGHEVYLYLDVGGQSVTARIAAGETEPEINKPHVLDVETQGVHFFDIETEAAIT from the coding sequence ATGGCGAGGGTAGAGCTGAAGAACGTACGGAAAGTCTATCCGGGCAATGTTGAGGCGGTTAAGAACGCTGACCTCGTCATCAACGACAAGGAATTCGTCGTTTTGGTGGGCCCTTCTGGTTGCGGAAAGTCGACGACGCTGCGCATGATCGCCGGCCTGGAAGAGATTTCCGAGGGCGAGATCTATATTGGCGATACCCTGGTCAACGATGTGCCCCCGAAGAACCGCGATATCGCCATGGTGTTTCAGAATTACGCCTTGTATCCCCACATGACGGTGTACAAGAACATGGCGTTCGGGTTGATGCTGAGGAAGTATCCGAAAGCGGAGATCGAGCAGCGGGTGCGCGAGGCCGCGCAGATCCTCGGCATCGAGCATCTTCTGGACCGCAAACCGAAGGCGTTGTCGGGCGGCGAACGGCAACGTGTGGCGGTGGGCCGGGCGATTGTGCGCCAGCCGAAGGTATTCTTGTTTGACGAACCGTTGTCGAACCTCGACGCAAAGCTCCGCGTGCAGATGCGCGCGGAGATCAGCAAGCTGCACCACCGTCTGCGTTCGACCATGATTTACGTGACCCACGACCAGGTCGAAGCCATGACGATGGGCGATCGCATCGTGGTCATGTTGAACGGGGTGATTCAGCAGATTGCCTCGCCTCTGGAACTTTACCATCATCCGGTGAACAAATTTGTTGCGGGATTCATCGGCAGCCCGCCAATGAACTTCCTCGAGGGTGAACTTCTGGCGGAAAACGGCGCGCTGCGGTTCCGCGACAAGAGCGGGACCCTGCGCCTGGATGTGCATAAGTCGCAGCATGCCGCATTGGAATCCTATATCGGGAAGAAGATCGTTGCCGGCATCCGGCCGGAGAACTTTGTCGAGAATCCCTCTCAACAGGCTCAATCGGGTTTGAGCGTCACGGCGAACGTGGAAGTCGTGGAGCCCATGGGCCACGAGGTCTATCTGTATCTCGATGTTGGCGGCCAATCCGTTACGGCGCGGATCGCGGCGGGCGAAACGGAACCCGAGATCAATAAGCCTCACGTTCTCGACGTTGAGACCCAGGGGGTTCATTTCTTTGATATCGAGACAGAGGCGGCTATCACCTGA
- the galE gene encoding UDP-glucose 4-epimerase GalE, with protein sequence MAVLVTGGAGYVGSVAAELLLEAGERVVVLDNLSRGHRKAVARGAEFVEGDTRDRALLDKLLKQHGIQAVMHFAAFALVGESVQNPAIYFENNVSGSHTLLNAAVDSGVKQFIFSSTCATYGFPERVPLTEDLPANPITPYGLSKLMVEEMLDWYGKAYGLRYVALRYFNACGATEAHGEDHEPETHLIPNIFKAITGQSGPLKVFGGDYDTPDGTCIRDYVHVADLIDAHMKAAAYLRKGGASGHFNLGTETGNSVLEVIRAVERVTGISVPFETTARRPGDADALVASSAKARELLGWRPLKRDIEVVVEDAWRWRRAHPNGYEG encoded by the coding sequence ATGGCGGTATTGGTAACCGGCGGGGCCGGGTATGTTGGCAGCGTGGCTGCGGAGTTGTTGCTCGAGGCCGGCGAGCGCGTGGTGGTGCTGGACAACCTGTCTCGAGGCCACCGGAAGGCGGTCGCACGGGGCGCGGAATTCGTCGAGGGAGACACGCGCGACAGGGCGTTGCTCGACAAGCTCCTCAAACAACACGGCATCCAGGCGGTCATGCATTTCGCGGCATTCGCTCTGGTGGGCGAATCGGTCCAGAACCCGGCCATATATTTCGAGAACAACGTCAGCGGAAGCCATACCCTGCTGAACGCTGCCGTCGATAGCGGCGTGAAACAGTTTATCTTCAGCTCGACGTGCGCTACGTACGGTTTTCCGGAGCGCGTGCCCCTTACAGAAGACCTTCCCGCGAATCCCATCACGCCGTACGGCCTGTCGAAGCTCATGGTCGAGGAAATGCTCGACTGGTATGGAAAAGCCTATGGTTTGCGGTATGTGGCGCTGCGGTATTTCAACGCGTGCGGCGCTACGGAGGCGCACGGCGAGGATCACGAGCCCGAAACGCATCTGATCCCGAACATTTTCAAGGCCATCACGGGCCAGAGCGGGCCGCTGAAGGTGTTCGGCGGCGATTACGACACGCCGGACGGCACGTGCATCCGCGACTATGTCCATGTGGCCGATCTTATCGACGCGCACATGAAAGCCGCCGCATATTTGCGCAAAGGGGGGGCATCGGGCCATTTCAATCTCGGCACGGAGACGGGCAACTCCGTTCTCGAGGTGATTCGCGCGGTCGAACGCGTTACGGGCATATCGGTGCCTTTTGAGACCACCGCACGCCGCCCGGGCGATGCCGACGCGCTGGTCGCGTCTTCGGCAAAGGCTCGCGAGTTGCTTGGTTGGCGTCCTTTGAAGCGGGACATCGAGGTTGTGGTTGAAGACGCCTGGCGCTGGCGCCGGGCCCATCCCAACGGGTACGAAGGCTGA
- the lptB gene encoding LPS export ABC transporter ATP-binding protein, producing MSETTNHVLLRTDGLVKQFKRRVVVRDVCIELNPGEIVGLLGPNGAGKTTTFRMIVGLLRPNAGRIYFQERDVTRLPMYRRAREGMAYLPQEPSVFRKLTVRQNLLAIMEYLPMTSGERRARADALLDEMGITHVADNPAYTLSGGERRRTEICRALVTSPKVFLLDEPFAGIDPIAVADLQETVAQLKKSGIGVLITDHNVRETLEITDRAYIISEGSISVAGTPREIAENPIARRTYLGERFKMDFDGEAK from the coding sequence GTGTCCGAAACCACCAATCACGTCTTGTTGCGAACCGACGGGCTTGTTAAACAGTTCAAGCGCCGCGTGGTCGTGCGGGATGTCTGCATCGAATTGAATCCCGGCGAAATCGTGGGATTGCTGGGTCCCAACGGCGCCGGAAAGACCACCACCTTCCGTATGATCGTGGGACTCTTGCGGCCCAACGCCGGACGCATCTATTTCCAGGAGCGGGATGTAACCAGGCTCCCTATGTACCGCCGGGCCCGCGAAGGCATGGCCTACCTTCCCCAGGAACCGTCGGTGTTCCGCAAACTCACGGTGCGCCAGAACCTCCTCGCCATCATGGAGTACTTGCCGATGACCTCCGGCGAGCGTAGAGCCCGGGCCGACGCTCTCCTCGACGAAATGGGCATTACCCACGTGGCCGACAACCCAGCCTATACCCTGTCGGGCGGAGAGCGGCGCCGCACGGAGATCTGTCGCGCACTCGTCACCAGCCCCAAAGTCTTCCTGCTCGACGAGCCGTTCGCCGGCATCGACCCCATTGCCGTGGCCGACCTCCAGGAAACCGTCGCCCAGCTCAAGAAGAGCGGGATCGGCGTCCTCATCACCGACCACAACGTCCGTGAAACCCTCGAGATAACCGACCGCGCCTACATCATCAGCGAAGGCAGCATCAGCGTAGCCGGCACGCCCCGCGAAATCGCCGAAAACCCCATCGCCCGCCGCACCTACCTCGGCGAACGGTTCAAGATGGATTTCGACGGCGAAGCGAAATAG